The window ATGCTACGAacatcttctctttttttttttttttttttttttttactgcaaaatttttcatattgTCACTTTTTAGAGGCATGGAACGTAAATTTGTTGCATACAAGGTATTTCAAAGTTTTCCAAGAATCAATctgtaattgaaaatttttaaaattttgcatgGTCCATTCTATTGCCATAGACATATGACGTAATTAATAAGCTGTGGCACCCTAAAAGAACCCTGTCGATTATTTCAAGTACCAaattggtggagttattttcatcaaaatatATCTACGTCATATTATGTTTTACTTACTAAACTAATGTATAAGTTGTAATGCCAGTTCatattatttcaaaaaatattacaatgaATTATAGGTAGTTATTTCAACAAATttaactaaattttttttatcatccCAATGAACCGAAGTTGCATGGGGTATTATTCcgttaataaataaaacaattgATTGAGTTGATCATGATTTTGTTGGTAGATATTGAAGGGTTGCACTTCACATTAAAATACAAATCAAACCTCACCACTTTATTTTGCAACCCCACCTTTTTTCTCACATCGTAGTCCCTTTCTTTGGTGCCAAATCAATCATTCCTGGAGCTAATTGCAGTTTGTTTTCAGCAAACTACAAAAGCCTGGTAAATGATGAAAGATTAGATGGAAAAGATCAAGATGTTTGAAGGCTCGCTAGATCAAGAAACCAAGATTTATATTAGGAATCTTCTATTGCACCATCACCGTATTAAATTTTTACTTCTTCTAAAAATAGGTGCTTGCTACTTATTTGGTACATGATCATCACAGTTTAGGAGTCCATGCACCAAAGACAATCCCGGCCTCATTGACATAAAATGTTTCccaccaaaattcacacttcaAACATGAAAAACCTGGATTagcaaagttttaaaaaaactcttgtttggattgcggttTTCCGTCTGAAAATTACGTAGTTTTTTGTGATCACATTTCtctattaccttttttcctcacatacattagatcgctacagtaatttttccatgaaaattcatgaaaaatgcaatccaaacacaacaatGTGGAGTAGTTGGCTAATTGCTTAAAACCACAAAAATATGATCTATCTTTACATCCAAGTTCTTTAACTTAACAAAAAGGATAATATCTAACTGGACTAATCTTAATCAATGGTATATGGGAATATTATACACGAGCAAGTTTAAGTGCATAACACATGTTCAAAcaagaattttgaattttgaataaaGAGTATATAACATTCATCCGCACTTGTTAGTGTATAAAAATTTGTACATTGGTAGTTTAGGTAAAGTTTACTTTTTGTTTGGAATAAAATTCATACTTTTGATTAGGAGAGTAAAGAGACGAGTTAATTATATGAATTTAGAGTTTCCAATTGCGTTTTGATATAATTGCAATTAATGAAAACCTATACATGGAATGAGAATTGAATAAACTGCATTCAGGACTTAAACCTAtggatttaaattttaatatgtTCAAACGTGTTTGATAACTTAaaaaacatttgaattaattaagtgacactgaatttCCTAAACAAAAGTTACTCtgaaaaaataagtgataaactattcacttattacttaatgtgatatgtactcaaatatatttagtacttaacaatttagtagtttaatggattcagacttTAGATTTTAGatgtcaaatttcaattttatcaaacataCTCTTAATATATTACATAACAAAAATACGAGAATGATTTTGCAAATTAGATTAATTTTTTGCTCAACACAAATTATATATCAACATCTATAAAATGAAATCAGAAAAAGGCTCTCCAAGCTAGCTTTCATGTGTTCGTGACTGTTAACAAAAGCAAAAGGCAATCGATTTGCCAAAGATGAAAAGCGAATATTCTAACAAATGATAtgccaagaaaaataaaaattgtaacataaaaaaaagattaattttttctacATTGTCATTGTATATATTGACGGATCTAAATACTTGTCACGTTagttcaatttaaatttaaacaccaaactTTTTATGTATGCTATACATATAGACTCGCaaatatatatactaatagtgcacgaaaaaatttatccaaaaaagaaatcttaccattccaaaacaaaGAACGGCCTTTTTAtgctatatatatttttaattttttttctttttttggtttagtAAATGTCATGCAAATTTGATGGAGATGATAGAGTGATCTATCAATTCTATCTCCGAAATTTATTATTAGATTACTGGACAGTTTGATTAAGATTGGAAGTTGGATTCAATAAtgtaataattttaatttgtaaaTGTTAGAAATGAActtatttcattttaaaagtaaaagattaaaagaatatttttttacaaaatatgaatGATGAAACAGGTGATTTTCACTTTACTTTCACTTTACTAGAGGTAATCTCATATATCCTTAATACACGCGTCATTAATCCAAAATTGGATTGAAGTATTGGAGAGTGGAGACTCTTTGTAGAGGAGCCAACTCCCACTTGGAGGGAAGGGGTACTTTTCCCGCCAAATAAAGTAGGATGCATAGCAGTTGTTGTACAGGTGGCAGCCTAATATAGAGAAGGCTTCCAGGGCTCAAGAAATGTGCTTAAGATCGGAGATTACGGAGTTCCGATCGAATTCTTGCAGCAGACACTTCTCGAACTGCCAGAACAAGCACAGATTCACGTTTCCCTACATGATTCCAAAGAGGGCTTCAATTAATCAAATGCTTAACTGCAACACACCGAAAAATGCAGGTTCTTTTTTCTAGTTTAAGTTGCCTCTTATCTTTTAGTTTTGATAGTTATTATGCATTCATGAAATAATCGATTAGTTTGAAGCCTTCAGGTTGGGAAAGATTCCTATTcctatttttagttttagtatGACAGAAGATCAGAAATTTTGACGAATTGAGGAAATCCTAGTTGATCCTGAGTTgttttaacaaaattgataaaagcCCAGTTGGTTAATTTTCAAGAAACAGTCTCCAATAATGGCTGATATTCCAGACTGTAAGGCTCTCAAAAGAAATGCTAAGACCCCAGATGGCAATGATGAAGAAATTGATAGGTTGAGTGCCCTTCCGGATGAAATTCTCTGCCACATCCTGTCATTCCTTTACAGTACAGAAGATGCAGCACTGACCTCAGTCCTATCCACCAGATGGAGAAACCTTTTTGTTCAACTTCCTGATGTTTATCTCAGCATCAATACAGCTAGGCCTTTTATGGGCGAAGATGCTGATCCGGATCTTATGTTCCCTGATTTTCTAAACTTCGGCTTTAGACTTATTCTGCGACGAAATGGAGCTCCTTTAAGGAAATTTCGTCTCTTTGTAAGACCCTGTGGTGACAATTATCGATTAGGAATTCACTCGTTGATATCCGCTGCACTTCTGTGCAAGGTCAAAGAACTTGATATTTGTCTGATGGAGGATGAAACAAGCAGATTATCACCACCGTTAATGTTCACCTGCAAAACACTAGTGAGTTTGAAACTGTGGAAGGCTGTGGATCTGATCATCCCTGACTTAGTTTCTTTACCAAACCTTAAGGTAATGCACTTGATAGGCTTCAAAATGGTAGATGAAGATTCTATTCAGAGGTTTATTGACTGCTGTCCTTTGCTTGAAGAATTGATACTGAATTTTGATCATTTAAGCAACATGGATGGAGTTCTTGATATTTCTAGTCTTTTACTTAGAAAACTCGAACTGGGATGCTTGGAAGGTGAGTTTAGTGTTGTTTTGAAGTTGACCCATCTTGAATATCTAGAATTCATGGACTACGGAAATCATAAAGTTTATCTAGATACGCCAAATGTTAAGCATTTCAAGTATACTGGTTATGCTTCTGATATCAGTTTCGTCCGGAATATGTCGTCTCTTGTTAGAGCCACGATAGGGCTAGAGTTTAATCCAGAAGAAATAACTGAAAGCAGTTTGTTGGTGCGAAGTCAGCGAGGTTTTGAGCTTATTAAGGGGTTACAAAGTGTGAAATCACTTCATTTATATGGGCAGAGTCTGCAGGTATGGTCTCACTTTTGCCTTTCACTTTGGTTTTGTCATTCCAAAGCTTTTACTTTTAGATATAGTGTAACTGAAATTTTATACTATCAAGTACAGAAGTTTAATCCCCCTCCATTTTTGACTGAAGATGGTCTATTATTGTCAACAATCATTGCCGACTTTCAGCAAATTGAAGAGTTTGGAGCTCGATACCTCTATTGATGGTGACTTTGATCATGTTCTGTTCTGGAAAGTGGTACCAAGCTTACTGGAAATTGCTCCTAACCTTGAAGTGCTCATCTTTCCTTTTGTGAGTAACTGATAAGTCAAAG is drawn from Coffea arabica cultivar ET-39 chromosome 1c, Coffea Arabica ET-39 HiFi, whole genome shotgun sequence and contains these coding sequences:
- the LOC113708471 gene encoding F-box protein At4g22280 — protein: MADIPDCKALKRNAKTPDGNDEEIDRLSALPDEILCHILSFLYSTEDAALTSVLSTRWRNLFVQLPDVYLSINTARPFMGEDADPDLMFPDFLNFGFRLILRRNGAPLRKFRLFVRPCGDNYRLGIHSLISAALLCKVKELDICLMEDETSRLSPPLMFTCKTLVSLKLWKAVDLIIPDLVSLPNLKVMHLIGFKMVDEDSIQRFIDCCPLLEELILNFDHLSNMDGVLDISSLLLRKLELGCLEGEFSVVLKLTHLEYLEFMDYGNHKVYLDTPNVKHFKYTGYASDISFVRNMSSLVRATIGLEFNPEEITESSLLVRSQRGFELIKGLQSVKSLHLYGQSLQMVYYCQQSLPTFSKLKSLELDTSIDGDFDHVLFWKVVPSLLEIAPNLEVLIFPFVYRYELYVEEFTCFWPKTIPASFIQHLKEIEIEHFRGQEDQFKLVEYLLENGKSLKKMTVGVVIKPWLSWSEECNRILSFRKCSKDCQVVFVRTYDWD